Proteins co-encoded in one Myotis daubentonii chromosome 8, mMyoDau2.1, whole genome shotgun sequence genomic window:
- the SOCS6 gene encoding suppressor of cytokine signaling 6 yields MKKISLKTFRKSFNLTKSKEEADFMVVQQPSLASDFGKEDSLFSSCYGKDMASCDINGEDDKGAKNRSKSESLMGTLKRRLSAKQKQKGKGSGPSGSSADEDTFSSSSAPLVFKDVRAQRPIRSTSLRNHHYSPTPWPLRPTNSEETCTKMEMRVKALVHSSSPSPALNGVRKDFHDLQSDSVCQEQNSSLKSSESQNGDLHLHLDEHVPVIIGLMPQDYIQYTVPLEEGMYPLEGPRSYCLDGSSPMEVSAVPPPGGGSSFPEDENQVDQELVVAPEIFVDQPVNGLLIGTTGVLLQSPRASQDDAPPLSPLLPPMQTSPIQRNFSGITGADAHVAESMRCHLNFDPNSAPGVARVYDSVQSSGPMVVTSLTEELKKLAKQGWYWGPITRWEAEGKLANVPDGSFLVRDSSDDRYLLSLSFRSHGKTLHTRIEHSNGRFSFYEQPDVEGHTSIVDLIEHSIRDSENGAFCYSRSRLPGSATYPVRLTNPVSRFMQVRSLQYLCRFVIRQYTRIDLIQKLPLPNKMKDYLQEKHY; encoded by the coding sequence ATGAAGAAAATCAGTCTTAAAACCTTCCGGAAATCTTTCAACTTGACTAAAAGTAAAGAAGAAGCGGATTTCATGGTAGTGCAACAGCCCTCACTAGCCAGTGATTTTGGAAAGGAAGATTCCTTGTTCAGTAGCTGTTATGGGAAGGACATGGCCAGCTGCGACATCAACGGTGAAGATGACAAAGGGGCCAAAAACAGATCCAAAAGCGAGAGCCTCATGGGTACGTTAAAAAGACGGCTTTCTGCCAAGCAGAAGCAGAAGGGCAAGGGCAGCGGCCCCTCCGGGAGCTCTGCTGACGAGgacaccttctcctcctcctcagcacccCTAGTCTTTAAAGATGTGAGAGCTCAAAGGCCCATCCGGTCCACGTCCCTCCGCAACCATCACTACAGCCCTACCCCATGGCCTCTGCGACCCACAAACTCCGAGGAGACATGTACCAAGATGGAGATGAGAGTCAAGGCCTTGGTCCACTCTTCCAGTCCGAGCCCAGCCCTGAACGGGGTTCGCAAGGACTTTCATGACCTTCAGTCGGACTCGGTGTGCCAGGAACAGAACAGTTCCCTGAAGAGCTCAGAGTCTCAGAACGGAGACCTGCACCTTCACCTTGATGAGCATGTGCCTGTCATTATCGGACTTATGCCTCAGGACTACATTCAGTATACTGTGCCTTTAGAGGAGGGGATGTACCCTCTGGAAGGACCCCGCAGCTATTGTCTGGACGGGTCTTCTCCCATGGAAGtctctgcggtccctccccccggggGAGGGAGCTCCTTCCCCGAAGATGAGAATCAGGTCGACCAGGAGCTCGTGGTGGCCCCAGAGATCTTTGTGGATCAGCCGGTGAACGGCCTGTTGATCGGCACCACGGGGGTCCTGCTGCAGAGCCCCAGAGCAAGTCAGGACGATGCCCCTCCACTCTCACCGTTGCTACCTCCAATGCAGACGAGTCCGATCCAAAGGAACTTCAGCGGGATCACCGGCGCAGACGCCCACGTGGCGGAGAGTATGCGCTGTCATTTGAACTTCGACCCTAACTCTGCCCCTGGGGTTGCCAGAGTTTACGACTCCGTGCAGAGTAGTGGGCCCATGGTTGTGACAAGCCTTACGGAGGAGCTGAAAAAACTTGCAAAACAAGGATGGTACTGGGGACCGATCACACGCTGGGAGGCAGAAGGGAAGCTAGCCAATGTGCCCGATGGCTCTTTCCTTGTTCGGGATAGTTCTGATGACCGTTACCTTTTAAGCTTGAGCTTCCGCTCCCATGGCAAAACACTTCACACTAGAATCGAACACTCAAATGGTAGGTTTAGTTTTTATGAGCAGCCAGATGTGGAAGGACATACGTCTATAGTTGATCTAATCGAGCATTCAATCAGGGACTCTGAAAATGGGGCTTTCTGCTATTCCAGGTCTCGGTTACCTGGGTCTGCAACTTACCCCGTCAGACTGACCAATCCAGTGTCCCGGTTCATGCAGGTTCGCTCTTTGCAATACCTGTGTCGCTTTGTCATACGTCAGTATACCAGGATAGACCTAATTCAGAAACTGCCTTTGCCTAACAAAATGAAGGACTATTTACAGGAGAAGCACTACTGA